The Bacteroidota bacterium DNA window AAGCGGAACCGTAGCCCTGGCCGACATAAGCAATACCGCCATCACAGCACAGCTGAAGCAGTCTAGCCCCCTGTACACCCATACCTTTATCGAGCTGCTGGGGGCCCGCCCGGAGGCAGCCCGCCCGGTGTTCAATCGGGGCTTTGCCCTGCTGGACGCTTTTGCCCCGGGGCGTGCCAGCCTAAGCCCACACGCACCTTACTCTGCCTCTGCTGCCTTGCTGCGCATATTGGCCGCCTATGCCGATAGTTTTCAGCAGCCTGTTAGCATTCACTTCATGGAGTCGGAGGCCGAGCAGCAGTGGATGGAACAGGGTGCGGGCCCATTCCGGCCTTTTTTGGGGCAGATGGGCATCGGGCATAAGCCCGCCGCCATGGATTCGGCAGACCACCTGCTGCGCTACCTGCCCAGGCAGCAGCCCGTACTGCTGGTGCACTGCACCCAGGTGGATGAGGAAGTGATGCAGCGCCTGGAGGCCGCAGGCCTACAGCTGTGGTATGGGCTGTGCCCGCGCAGCAATGCCTACATACATAGTCGGCAGCCCCACTACCGCATCTTCCCCTGGCAGCAGGGGCGGGTGGCACTGGGTACGGATAGCCTGGCTAGCAACGATAGCCTAAGTATTCTGGATGAAATCCGCTTCCTGCAGCAGCAGGAGCCCTGGCTGCCGCTAGCCTGGATACTACAGGCAGCTACGGAGGGGGGGGCGTCTTTTTTGAAACTAGCCTGGGCCGGCGGTATATCCCCAGGAAAATCTCCCGGCATCCTGCTTATACAGGGTTATCAGGCCGAAAATCAGACCCTGGCAAGTACGGCCAAACTAAAAATGCTGATTCCTCCACAACCTTATGTTTTTTAGTTCTATTTTTCTGCACATTGACGCTTCATAGTTACTCACTGCCAAACGATGTTTATTATTGATAATGTGCTGGTGACAGACGAGGTGATAAAGGCACAGTTTGCCTGCAACCTCTCTGCCTGCAAGGGTGCCTGCTGTGTAGAGGGCGATGGCGGTGCCCCCCTTAGGCGGGAGGAGGCCGAACTGCTGGAAAGCATGCTGCCCCAGCTGGAACCCTACCTGCGCAAGGAGGGCCTAGAGGCTATAGATGCCCAGGGTAGCTGGGTGGAGGATGAGGACGGCGAGCCGGAAACCCCACTGGTGGAGGGGCGCGAGTGTGCCTACGTTACCTTTGAGGGCGGGATTGCCAAGTGCGGCATCGAAAAGGCCTGGGAGCACGGGGCCATCGACTTTCAGAAGCCGCTCAGCTGCCACCTGTATCCCATCCGCGTACAGCCCGGCCAGCCCTACGAGGTGCTGCGCTACCACCGCTGGGACATATGTAGCCCGGCCTGCCAGCGGGGCGAGGCCGAGCGTATACCCCTGTACAAGTTTGTAAAGGATGCGCTGATACGTGCCTACGGCGAGGAGTGGTACGACCTGCTGGAAGAGGCCGCCCGTAGCAAGCGCTAGCGGTACCGCCCGCCCCTACTGCACGCCAGGCGCATATGCAAGTAAGGGGGGGCCGGGCCGCATACTAGCCCGAAAAGCCGTCAGAAAAGTGGTAGATTGTGGACCTAATCTGCCTCTTATGTCTGCTCTTTCCCTACGTTTCCTCAAAATCTCCCTGCTACTCTGCCCCCTGCTGGGGCTGGCAGCCCCCCGCACGCAGGACCCAGCCCTACGCTTGGTGCCCGCGAAGGCCAATAATGTAGTGGTGTTTCGGCTAGACCAACTGCTGCAAAAGGCCAGCCACGCCCAGCTGATGGAGCTGGAGCCCTACCGCGCGCTGATGGAAAAGGTGGCCCGAAGAATGGAAACCGGCGCCGATACCCGGCAACTCCTGGAAACATGCTGGACGCAGCCGGAAGAGAGTGGCCTCCACACCCGGGGTAATCTGTATTTCTTTACGGTAAACCCCACGGAGGAGCATCGCCTTACGGGCTGGGCCTTTGGGGTGACAGATGCTGCCAGGCTAAAGGACCTACTAAACCAGCTGGGGCCGGGGGCAACGTGGACAAAGGCCGCTGGATACGACATCCGGGTGGTGGGCAACGCGGCCCTCGCAGTGGGCAAAACGAACGGGCTTTTGCTTATCTCAAACGGCGCGTATGGAGAATATGCGGAGACATACGAGGCCCCCTACGCACCCGAGGGAGAGGCCGCACCCAAGCCAGGCAAGACCCGCGAGCAGCAGCAGCGCGAGCTACTGCAGGGCTACCTGAAGCAGGGAAAGGCCGCCCGGAAAACGCACGACCCGGCCTTTCGCAGCTTTGTAAGCCAAGTACAGGACTTAGGCAGCTTTACCAACCTGTCGGCCCTGGCGGCAGACCCCGGCATATACCGTGTGCTAGCAAGAGAACTGGGCCAACAGGAACTGGACCTGGACCGAAACTGGGTAAGCACCCAGTTGAGATTCGACCAAGGGGCCATACAGATAGACCTGCATAAAAAACTGAATACGGGCCTCCTGGCCGGAATGCGCCCTATGGCAGGCCCTCCCCTGGGTGCCGAGGTGCTGGCCTATGTGCCGGGCACCGAGCTGATAGGCTTTGCCGGCATCAGCCTCCACCTGCCGAATCTGTTCTACAACCTCCGAAAACTGTCGGACAAAGAACGCTGGCAAAAGACGGTGCAGGAGCTGGAAAACGATATGGCCCAGCGAAACCTGAGCCTTGACCGCCTGAGCCAGGTGCTGCGTGGGCAGGCCTGGGTATTTGTTACCGACCTGGACACCGTGCTGAAGATGCGCCCCCGCTACCGCTACGAGCTAAGCGAGACCGTAGACACAGCGGCTGCAGCGGTAGGCCGGGCACCTGCCGAGGTAGAAACGGACACCAGCAGTACCGGTACCGAACAGAGGCTGGATAGCCTGAATGAGGGGGGCGACGGCAGCCAGGAGGCCGACCAGCAGCCCTATGACGAAAGCCAGTTCGACATAGTAGACAGCGTAAGCTATGTTGACCATGAACCCATGCTCTTTGTAGCAGTGGGCGTAAGCAGCGAGGCGGACATGCAGGCGCTGCTATTAGACATGGGGGCACCTGTAGAGAAAAGTGGACAGATCTATGTGATGAAAAAGCCTGACTTGTACTACACCTACGTCCCGGGCTATATGCTGCTGGGTACCGAGCGGGCGGAGATAGAGGCCATAGCCAGCGGGCAGCACAGGCCCAACCCCCGCCTTACCGAATCGCACAAAAAGCTGACGCAGGGCCCGCTATGCGCATATATCAACCT harbors:
- a CDS encoding DUF4836 family protein; translation: MSALSLRFLKISLLLCPLLGLAAPRTQDPALRLVPAKANNVVVFRLDQLLQKASHAQLMELEPYRALMEKVARRMETGADTRQLLETCWTQPEESGLHTRGNLYFFTVNPTEEHRLTGWAFGVTDAARLKDLLNQLGPGATWTKAAGYDIRVVGNAALAVGKTNGLLLISNGAYGEYAETYEAPYAPEGEAAPKPGKTREQQQRELLQGYLKQGKAARKTHDPAFRSFVSQVQDLGSFTNLSALAADPGIYRVLARELGQQELDLDRNWVSTQLRFDQGAIQIDLHKKLNTGLLAGMRPMAGPPLGAEVLAYVPGTELIGFAGISLHLPNLFYNLRKLSDKERWQKTVQELENDMAQRNLSLDRLSQVLRGQAWVFVTDLDTVLKMRPRYRYELSETVDTAAAAVGRAPAEVETDTSSTGTEQRLDSLNEGGDGSQEADQQPYDESQFDIVDSVSYVDHEPMLFVAVGVSSEADMQALLLDMGAPVEKSGQIYVMKKPDLYYTYVPGYMLLGTERAEIEAIASGQHRPNPRLTESHKKLTQGPLCAYINLNPGRMSPMLRAQASYFRSVEEAGTDYLIAENNTDAVRIRMKFANEDRNGLLGLFHLLAASKKWK
- a CDS encoding amidohydrolase family protein, which produces MRKIAAEWVFDGRQLLHQQCVLVADGGQIRALEPAWLHADAEWHTGLLCPGFVNAHAHLELSHLAGSIPRGGGMVPFVEAVVHTRDAYTADAQLQAARQAMQAACESGTVALADISNTAITAQLKQSSPLYTHTFIELLGARPEAARPVFNRGFALLDAFAPGRASLSPHAPYSASAALLRILAAYADSFQQPVSIHFMESEAEQQWMEQGAGPFRPFLGQMGIGHKPAAMDSADHLLRYLPRQQPVLLVHCTQVDEEVMQRLEAAGLQLWYGLCPRSNAYIHSRQPHYRIFPWQQGRVALGTDSLASNDSLSILDEIRFLQQQEPWLPLAWILQAATEGGASFLKLAWAGGISPGKSPGILLIQGYQAENQTLASTAKLKMLIPPQPYVF
- a CDS encoding DUF3109 family protein — protein: MFIIDNVLVTDEVIKAQFACNLSACKGACCVEGDGGAPLRREEAELLESMLPQLEPYLRKEGLEAIDAQGSWVEDEDGEPETPLVEGRECAYVTFEGGIAKCGIEKAWEHGAIDFQKPLSCHLYPIRVQPGQPYEVLRYHRWDICSPACQRGEAERIPLYKFVKDALIRAYGEEWYDLLEEAARSKR